A window from Thiovulum sp. ES encodes these proteins:
- a CDS encoding PAS domain S-box (PFAM: PAS fold~TIGRFAM: PAS domain S-box), with product MELLGLKKKEKFRKPKAIDKEYSFSQGEILVSKTDTKGFITYANEKFVKISGYSQSELLGMPHSMTRHPKMPKLIFKLLWKELKAGREINAFVKNIAKDGGFYWVFANVTPSFDVNNQIIGFHSTRRRASTNALKVIEPLYDTLRKNEIVGGIRQSEQVLAEILKEKGIEYDEFVYSIQHN from the coding sequence ATGGAACTACTTGGTCTAAAAAAGAAAGAGAAGTTTAGAAAACCAAAGGCTATCGATAAGGAATATAGTTTTAGTCAAGGTGAGATTCTAGTTTCCAAAACAGATACAAAAGGATTTATAACCTATGCAAATGAGAAATTTGTTAAGATTTCAGGTTATAGTCAATCAGAACTTTTGGGAATGCCTCACAGTATGACTAGACATCCAAAAATGCCTAAATTAATTTTTAAACTTCTTTGGAAAGAGCTAAAAGCAGGTCGTGAGATTAATGCTTTTGTAAAAAATATTGCAAAAGACGGTGGTTTCTACTGGGTTTTTGCAAATGTTACTCCATCTTTTGATGTAAATAACCAGATTATTGGTTTTCACTCAACTCGAAGAAGAGCCTCTACGAATGCACTCAAAGTTATCGAGCCACTATATGACACTCTACGAAAAAACGAGATTGTTGGTGGAATTCGACAGAGTGAGCAAGTTTTAGCAGAAATTTTAAAAGAGAAAGGAATAGAATACGATGAGTTTGTCTACAGCATCCAACACAACTAA